Proteins from a single region of Candidatus Binatia bacterium:
- a CDS encoding proton-conducting transporter membrane subunit: protein MIVYVPVVALVAALWPAIPRSDRSAPIATLAAAAATLALCFIAVASAHGSGELLVIKHWIELDSFGALLLTLIALVYFTASLFSWGYLKSERRPQRARLYYANFNLFAFSMLCIPLLAEVGLVWIFVELTTLLSVLLVSYSLTSEAIEAAWKYMVLTLLGATIAVLGVLTLFWALHSGGSTDFTWSGLRDGASRMPPALLAVSFVLLLVGYGVKIGFVPLHTWLPDAHSQAPSPVCAMLSGVETSVVLYVLLRLRGVYATDAALHVGTWFAVFGLLSVVVAAVLIVRTHDYKRLFAFSTVEHMGIILAAASIFTPAGDVAALWQMLAHTVTKSFCFYAAGATLLVTGTREISAVRGLLGISRGAALALLFGGLAIGGAPPFAAFLSELAILRAGIAAHAYALVAILAAFLVLAFFGVLWHVTQMISGRPEAQRLHPRMPAACALAIVLAAVPVVVLGLWIPADLGRLLESAARILGA, encoded by the coding sequence GTGATCGTCTACGTTCCGGTCGTCGCGCTCGTCGCCGCGCTGTGGCCGGCCATCCCTCGCAGCGATCGCTCGGCGCCGATCGCCACGCTCGCCGCCGCAGCGGCTACGCTCGCGCTCTGCTTCATCGCGGTCGCCTCCGCGCACGGCAGCGGCGAGCTGCTCGTCATCAAGCATTGGATCGAGCTGGACTCTTTCGGGGCCTTGCTCCTGACGCTGATCGCCCTGGTCTACTTCACGGCGTCGCTCTTTTCGTGGGGATACCTGAAAAGCGAACGGCGGCCGCAGCGCGCGCGGCTTTACTATGCGAACTTCAACCTGTTCGCGTTTTCCATGCTCTGCATCCCGCTGCTCGCCGAAGTAGGCCTGGTATGGATTTTCGTGGAGCTGACGACGCTGCTCTCGGTTTTGCTGGTCAGCTATTCGCTGACGAGCGAAGCGATCGAAGCCGCGTGGAAATACATGGTCTTGACGCTGCTCGGCGCGACGATCGCCGTGCTGGGCGTGCTCACGCTCTTCTGGGCGCTCCACTCGGGCGGCAGCACGGATTTCACCTGGAGCGGCCTTCGCGACGGCGCCTCGCGGATGCCGCCGGCCTTGCTCGCCGTGTCGTTCGTCCTGCTCCTCGTCGGCTATGGCGTTAAGATTGGCTTTGTCCCGCTGCACACTTGGCTGCCCGACGCGCACAGTCAAGCTCCGTCGCCGGTCTGTGCCATGCTTTCGGGCGTGGAGACGAGCGTCGTCCTCTACGTGCTCCTGCGGCTGCGGGGCGTCTACGCGACCGATGCAGCGCTGCACGTCGGCACGTGGTTTGCGGTATTCGGTCTGCTCTCCGTCGTCGTCGCCGCGGTCCTCATCGTGCGGACCCACGATTATAAGCGGCTGTTCGCCTTTTCGACCGTCGAGCACATGGGCATCATTCTCGCGGCCGCGAGCATCTTCACGCCGGCGGGCGACGTCGCGGCGCTTTGGCAGATGCTCGCGCACACGGTCACGAAATCGTTCTGCTTTTACGCTGCGGGCGCGACGCTGCTTGTGACCGGCACGCGCGAAATCTCCGCAGTCCGTGGCCTGCTCGGCATCAGCAGGGGCGCGGCGCTCGCCCTGCTCTTTGGGGGTCTGGCGATCGGCGGCGCGCCGCCGTTCGCGGCCTTCCTCAGCGAGCTCGCGATACTCCGCGCCGGCATCGCCGCCCACGCATATGCACTCGTCGCAATTTTGGCGGCGTTCCTCGTGCTCGCGTTCTTCGGCGTTCTCTGGCACGTGACGCAGATGATCTCCGGGAGGCCCGAAGCGCAACGCCTTCACCCGCGAATGCCGGCCGCGTGTGCGTTGGCGATCGTTCTTGCGGCGGTTCCCGTCGTCGTTCTAGGCCTCTGGATACCCGCCGATCTCGGCCGTCTGCTCGAGAGCGCAGCGCGTATTTTGGGGGCATGA
- a CDS encoding NADH-quinone oxidoreductase subunit H, which yields MPEAVALNLAQLAFVLALSPLFAGLLARCKELVQSKRGPSIFQPYRDLRKLFGKDERVPEGSSWIFRTAPYLVFVVPLLITMLIPVLTSFPLFLAFAGDMLAAGFIFAVSGFFFTLAAIDGENPYGTMGASRTRMVGFLAEPVIIVALFTVSFVANSTIPYIVQQHWVHPIANFFAPSHILLMIAFFMIILAETGRIPVDNPSGHFELAMIDESKALEFSGRSFALIKYGGYMKFTVLAIVFLNVLTTPWGLAGDGSVPAVALAAGAVSLKIVALIVAIVVVESSYSKLRLFRISEFLGGAFVVSVTAMITQLLHL from the coding sequence ATGCCCGAAGCCGTCGCCCTCAACCTCGCGCAGCTAGCGTTCGTTCTCGCGCTATCGCCCCTCTTTGCCGGGCTCCTAGCTCGCTGTAAGGAACTCGTGCAGTCGAAGCGCGGCCCAAGCATCTTCCAGCCCTATCGCGACCTCCGCAAACTTTTCGGTAAAGACGAACGGGTCCCCGAGGGCAGCAGTTGGATCTTCCGGACGGCGCCCTACCTCGTCTTCGTCGTGCCGCTCCTCATCACGATGCTGATCCCCGTGCTGACGAGCTTCCCGCTCTTCCTCGCGTTTGCCGGCGATATGCTCGCGGCTGGGTTCATCTTCGCCGTCTCGGGTTTTTTCTTCACGCTCGCCGCGATCGACGGGGAGAACCCGTACGGGACGATGGGCGCGAGCCGCACGCGCATGGTCGGGTTTCTGGCAGAACCCGTCATCATCGTCGCGCTTTTCACGGTCTCGTTCGTAGCTAACTCCACGATTCCGTACATCGTTCAACAGCATTGGGTGCATCCGATCGCCAACTTCTTCGCGCCGTCGCACATCTTGCTGATGATCGCCTTCTTCATGATCATCCTGGCGGAGACGGGACGTATCCCGGTGGACAACCCGAGCGGGCATTTCGAGTTGGCGATGATCGACGAGTCGAAGGCCTTGGAATTTTCCGGTCGCTCGTTTGCGCTCATCAAGTACGGCGGCTACATGAAGTTTACGGTATTGGCAATCGTCTTCTTGAACGTCTTGACGACGCCGTGGGGCCTCGCCGGCGACGGCTCCGTGCCGGCCGTGGCGCTCGCCGCGGGGGCCGTCTCGCTCAAGATCGTCGCGTTGATCGTGGCGATCGTCGTGGTCGAGTCCTCGTATTCGAAGTTGCGACTTTTTCGAATCTCCGAGTTCCTTGGGGGAGCGTTCGTCGTGTCGGTTACGGCTATGATCACGCAATTGCTGCACCTGTGA
- a CDS encoding NUDIX hydrolase: protein MNHYLVRVSAAILRPRDEVLALRQLDRGLERIALPGGTADLNESLEEALVREVREETGCEVLPSDIACVAEGYNDRWSQPTLDVCFYARMQGRVQAPERLGEYIVGIEWMALDDPSLLTFVPHVAGFKCSRRGRYVDETGAFRRKKAAWNLNGPS from the coding sequence TTGAATCATTATTTGGTCCGAGTCAGCGCGGCGATCCTCCGTCCCCGCGACGAGGTGCTGGCGCTTCGGCAACTGGATCGCGGTCTCGAACGAATAGCTCTCCCCGGCGGGACTGCCGATCTCAACGAATCGCTCGAAGAAGCGCTCGTGCGCGAAGTTCGCGAGGAGACCGGTTGCGAGGTCCTTCCCAGCGACATCGCGTGCGTCGCAGAAGGCTATAACGACCGCTGGTCGCAGCCGACCCTCGATGTGTGCTTCTATGCTCGGATGCAGGGGCGCGTGCAGGCGCCCGAGCGGCTCGGCGAATACATCGTCGGCATCGAGTGGATGGCTTTGGACGACCCCTCGCTCCTAACGTTCGTTCCGCACGTCGCGGGCTTCAAATGCAGCCGCCGGGGTCGATACGTCGACGAGACTGGGGCGTTTCGACGCAAGAAGGCGGCATGGAATCTCAACGGTCCATCGTGA
- a CDS encoding dynamin family protein produces the protein MESQRSIVIEDAIARTRALARLLEDETTERLARELGDQVPTGEINLLVVGQFKRGKSSLINALLGDDVMPTGALPLTGVVSCIRYGNERRIDVSFRHREGLTIPVDELPLYVTERYNPANRLGVDRVEVTWPAEAIRGVVLFDTPGIGSTHAHNTAIARAALPRADAAILVVGPEPPIGAAELQYAREVVESSERLFVVLNKSDIAGSALSEILKFTDEALDQIAGARGVDIALLSATVARDAQRRGERDPAFAAFVESLRSFVEQHGEATRTRSIRRRVTALLQRLDALLAMRAAALALPIADRAKRKASVERVFEALGDRARSLELMVDDDVRRLRLSLEEAMDGFHDRDEPAFRALGAELARESSAERRGAALEQAVNERASAWRTDAVRQASHQIEADSAKYGRLLGEIEASAIEAGCRLLDVDAAKPVARTIEFEPARIGPAASLTPTTGLELLGALATDLLPRGLREPLLRRRYNRILSRELDALRGKLRYGIGHDLEPWRRSAHGTISSSMEAARRAVLGAFEELADEASDAGARELGRVQSLREELRVLHANLADSELPVASAM, from the coding sequence ATGGAATCTCAACGGTCCATCGTGATAGAGGACGCGATAGCGCGAACTCGCGCGCTGGCGCGCCTTCTAGAAGACGAGACGACGGAAAGGCTCGCGCGCGAGCTTGGCGATCAAGTTCCGACCGGGGAAATAAACCTGCTCGTCGTCGGTCAGTTCAAACGCGGGAAGAGCTCGCTCATCAACGCACTGTTGGGCGACGACGTCATGCCGACCGGGGCCCTGCCGCTCACCGGTGTAGTAAGCTGCATTCGCTACGGGAACGAACGGCGGATCGATGTCTCCTTCCGGCATCGCGAGGGTCTCACCATCCCGGTCGACGAGTTGCCGCTCTACGTGACCGAACGCTACAATCCGGCCAATCGGCTCGGCGTGGACCGCGTTGAAGTGACGTGGCCTGCGGAGGCGATCCGCGGCGTCGTGCTCTTCGACACCCCCGGCATTGGCTCGACGCACGCGCACAACACCGCGATCGCTCGTGCGGCGTTGCCGCGGGCCGACGCGGCCATCCTCGTCGTCGGACCGGAGCCGCCGATCGGAGCCGCGGAGCTGCAGTACGCGCGCGAAGTCGTTGAGTCGTCCGAACGTCTCTTCGTGGTTTTGAACAAGAGCGACATCGCGGGAAGCGCCCTCTCCGAAATCCTCAAGTTTACGGACGAGGCGCTCGACCAAATCGCCGGCGCTCGCGGCGTCGATATCGCGCTCTTGAGCGCGACCGTCGCTCGCGACGCCCAGCGACGCGGCGAACGCGATCCGGCATTCGCCGCATTCGTCGAATCGCTGCGAAGCTTCGTCGAGCAGCACGGCGAGGCGACGCGCACGCGCTCGATCCGGCGGCGAGTGACGGCGCTGCTGCAACGGCTCGACGCCCTGCTCGCGATGCGTGCCGCAGCGCTCGCTTTACCTATCGCCGATCGCGCAAAGCGAAAGGCCTCCGTCGAACGGGTCTTCGAGGCGCTCGGCGATCGCGCACGGTCGCTCGAACTGATGGTCGACGACGACGTGCGTCGATTGCGGCTCTCGCTCGAAGAAGCGATGGACGGATTTCACGACCGCGACGAGCCGGCGTTCCGGGCGCTCGGGGCAGAACTTGCCCGAGAAAGCTCGGCCGAGCGTCGCGGCGCCGCGTTGGAGCAAGCTGTGAACGAGCGCGCGTCCGCCTGGCGGACGGATGCGGTACGCCAAGCCTCCCACCAAATAGAAGCGGATTCGGCGAAGTACGGGCGCCTTCTCGGGGAGATCGAAGCGTCCGCGATAGAGGCCGGCTGTCGGCTGCTCGACGTTGACGCCGCGAAGCCGGTAGCTCGCACGATTGAATTCGAACCGGCGCGGATCGGCCCGGCCGCATCGCTGACGCCGACGACGGGACTCGAGCTGCTCGGCGCTCTCGCGACCGATCTCTTACCACGCGGATTGCGCGAACCGCTTCTACGGCGTCGCTACAATCGGATACTCTCGCGCGAACTCGACGCGCTCCGAGGCAAGCTCCGTTACGGCATTGGGCACGATCTAGAGCCCTGGAGGCGGTCTGCGCACGGAACGATCTCGTCGTCGATGGAGGCAGCCCGGCGCGCCGTTTTAGGGGCTTTCGAAGAGTTGGCCGACGAGGCGAGCGACGCCGGCGCGCGAGAGTTGGGCCGCGTGCAGAGCCTGCGGGAAGAGCTGCGCGTGCTGCACGCAAATCTGGCGGACTCGGAGTTGCCCGTCGCGTCGGCAATGTAG
- a CDS encoding DUF190 domain-containing protein: MKLEGSGKLLRIFVGESDRWGYQPLYTAIVEAARAAGIGGATVFKGIEGYGGHSVVHAARVFDLSSDLPILIEIVDVEERIRAFLPQLDKMVTEGMVTLETVEVIAYRLGSPK, translated from the coding sequence ATGAAGCTCGAAGGGTCGGGGAAGCTGCTTCGGATCTTCGTTGGCGAGAGCGATCGCTGGGGCTATCAGCCCCTCTACACCGCTATCGTCGAGGCCGCGCGCGCGGCGGGCATCGGGGGCGCGACCGTCTTTAAAGGAATCGAGGGCTACGGCGGCCATTCCGTCGTGCACGCAGCCCGCGTCTTCGACCTCTCATCGGACTTGCCGATCCTGATCGAGATCGTCGACGTGGAAGAACGAATCCGCGCTTTCTTGCCTCAGCTCGACAAAATGGTCACCGAGGGCATGGTAACGCTCGAAACCGTGGAGGTCATTGCCTATCGCCTCGGTTCACCCAAGTAG
- the crcB gene encoding fluoride efflux transporter CrcB, whose protein sequence is MNPTLLSFAAVGLGAGCGGMCRYALTLLVVGKFGPGLPIATLFINLSGSFLIGLLSELAQTRAVGIDPLLRIGLTTGVLGGYTTFSSFAFETLTLGGEREWRLALTYAVCSVVFGVALCYAGMVLARVMVRSA, encoded by the coding sequence GTGAATCCGACCCTCTTATCGTTCGCAGCCGTTGGACTCGGCGCGGGCTGTGGCGGCATGTGCCGTTATGCGCTGACGCTGCTCGTTGTCGGAAAGTTCGGACCCGGCTTGCCAATCGCGACCCTCTTCATTAACCTGTCCGGATCGTTTCTCATCGGACTGCTCAGCGAGTTGGCTCAAACTCGCGCAGTCGGCATTGACCCCCTTCTGCGCATCGGACTCACGACCGGCGTCCTCGGCGGATACACGACGTTCTCCAGCTTTGCCTTCGAGACGCTCACACTCGGGGGCGAGCGGGAATGGCGACTCGCTTTAACCTACGCCGTATGCAGCGTCGTATTCGGTGTCGCACTCTGCTACGCGGGGATGGTCCTGGCGCGCGTCATGGTGAGATCGGCCTAG
- a CDS encoding OFA family MFS transporter, producing MVRPFERWIVLAAGFVVMSVAGTIFSWSLYTRPLVAFFGWSSVEVALVFSLVIVFFAVGAVAGGFAHDRFGPRGVAVAGAVMWGAGSLLAGLGLARFGLWWLYLTYGAIGGIGCGMIYVVPGATITKWFPEERGLANGVILAGYGLGSVGFNLIVGSLRSFRSVADRADAMVTGHATAFASPADVAVIAHVFTWSGVVFLAIGVASALLIHAPPAGFSVAKAASKLAMECDFTPEEMLRTRAFYMMWTVIFVNATCGLALFSNAVPIYAKVSGLTAAAATIVFGGLSAANGVGRFLWAWLSDFIGRPASLALCFALQAVAFFFMARMQGGVWVPVVFVVAMLCFGGIFGIAPAVMADLFGTRYLGEDYSFIITAAAVAGILGPLTAARYEETTGSVTAWLAPAAALLFATAAVPLLARRASR from the coding sequence GTGGTACGGCCTTTCGAGCGCTGGATCGTCCTCGCCGCCGGATTCGTTGTGATGTCGGTCGCGGGCACGATCTTCTCGTGGAGTCTCTATACGCGCCCGCTCGTCGCGTTCTTCGGATGGTCGAGCGTCGAAGTCGCGCTCGTATTCTCACTCGTCATCGTCTTCTTCGCGGTCGGCGCCGTCGCGGGCGGCTTCGCGCACGATCGTTTCGGCCCGCGCGGCGTCGCCGTCGCCGGCGCGGTGATGTGGGGTGCGGGCAGCCTGCTCGCGGGGCTCGGACTCGCGCGGTTTGGACTCTGGTGGCTCTATCTCACGTACGGCGCGATCGGTGGAATCGGCTGCGGCATGATCTACGTCGTGCCCGGCGCGACGATCACGAAGTGGTTTCCCGAGGAGCGCGGCCTCGCCAACGGCGTCATTCTCGCCGGATACGGGTTGGGATCGGTGGGATTCAACCTGATCGTCGGATCGCTGCGTTCGTTTCGGAGCGTGGCCGATCGTGCCGATGCGATGGTGACGGGTCACGCGACGGCGTTCGCATCGCCGGCCGACGTCGCGGTGATCGCGCACGTTTTCACCTGGTCGGGCGTCGTCTTCTTGGCGATCGGAGTCGCGAGCGCGCTGTTGATTCACGCGCCGCCGGCGGGATTCAGCGTTGCAAAAGCGGCCTCGAAGCTTGCCATGGAATGCGATTTCACGCCGGAAGAGATGCTGCGTACGCGCGCGTTCTATATGATGTGGACGGTCATCTTCGTCAACGCGACCTGCGGCCTCGCGCTCTTCAGTAACGCCGTGCCCATTTACGCGAAGGTCAGCGGGTTGACGGCCGCCGCCGCGACGATCGTCTTCGGCGGCCTTTCGGCGGCAAACGGCGTCGGCCGGTTTCTCTGGGCGTGGCTCTCGGATTTCATCGGCCGGCCCGCGTCGCTCGCGCTCTGCTTCGCGCTGCAAGCCGTCGCGTTTTTCTTCATGGCGCGCATGCAGGGCGGCGTTTGGGTGCCGGTCGTCTTCGTCGTGGCGATGCTCTGCTTCGGCGGCATCTTCGGCATCGCGCCGGCGGTGATGGCCGATCTCTTCGGCACGCGCTACCTCGGCGAGGACTACTCGTTCATCATCACGGCGGCCGCCGTCGCGGGGATCCTCGGTCCGCTGACGGCGGCGCGCTACGAGGAGACGACGGGCTCGGTGACGGCGTGGCTCGCGCCGGCCGCGGCGCTTCTGTTCGCGACCGCCGCCGTGCCGCTGCTCGCGCGGCGAGCGAGTCGCTAG
- a CDS encoding 4a-hydroxytetrahydrobiopterin dehydratase yields the protein MTDLASRACVPCRGGVPPLDDAQIAPLLAQLDEGWNVVERPGPKGAIVKLLERTYRFSDFAGAMRAAVRVGEMAEEQQHHPDLHLSWGRLGVEIWTHKIGGLTESDFIFAAKCDALIPRDQPV from the coding sequence ATGACCGATCTTGCGTCGCGCGCCTGCGTTCCATGCCGCGGCGGCGTGCCGCCGCTCGACGACGCGCAGATCGCGCCGCTCCTCGCGCAGCTCGACGAAGGCTGGAACGTCGTCGAGCGTCCCGGCCCGAAGGGCGCCATCGTGAAGCTTCTCGAGCGCACGTATCGCTTCTCGGACTTTGCCGGTGCCATGCGCGCTGCGGTTCGCGTCGGCGAGATGGCTGAGGAGCAGCAGCATCATCCCGATCTCCACCTCTCGTGGGGACGGCTCGGCGTCGAGATTTGGACGCACAAGATCGGCGGGTTGACCGAGAGCGATTTTATCTTCGCGGCCAAGTGCGATGCCCTGATTCCCCGCGATCAACCCGTCTAG
- a CDS encoding YceI family protein yields the protein MRARFGPILLLACALAGAAPAPRAIDAWRSSAQFSVSHVWVERVKGTVPILSGSVELAPGSEIPTSAAAVLDATRIKTDEPDRDRALESPDFFDVKNFPTWTFASTKIVPKNETAFEMDGDLTIHGVTQPEVLNVTVGGTPEHPEYRATAEIDRHAFKMSVTRLDPTIGDTVDIALDIVLR from the coding sequence ATGCGCGCGCGATTCGGACCAATTCTCCTTCTCGCGTGCGCGCTCGCCGGCGCGGCGCCGGCGCCGCGCGCGATCGACGCCTGGAGATCGAGCGCGCAGTTCAGCGTCTCGCACGTTTGGGTCGAACGAGTGAAGGGAACGGTGCCGATTCTAAGCGGCTCGGTCGAGTTGGCGCCCGGTTCGGAGATCCCGACGAGCGCAGCCGCCGTGCTCGACGCGACGCGCATCAAGACCGACGAGCCCGATCGCGATCGCGCGCTCGAGTCGCCGGACTTCTTCGACGTCAAGAACTTTCCAACGTGGACCTTCGCCAGCACGAAGATCGTGCCGAAGAACGAGACCGCGTTCGAGATGGACGGCGACCTAACGATCCACGGCGTAACGCAACCCGAGGTGCTGAACGTCACCGTCGGGGGAACGCCGGAGCATCCCGAGTATCGCGCGACCGCCGAAATCGACCGTCACGCTTTCAAGATGAGCGTGACGCGGCTCGACCCGACAATCGGCGACACCGTCGACATCGCCCTCGATATCGTCCTCCGGTAG
- a CDS encoding phospholipase D-like domain-containing protein produces the protein MSFVKATQGGLSITAYRGDFKTLLAFDLAGSDVKNLAGFTIAAQPQGAAAYYLLNDLQFQTPGKHAQDPTEPPNSSINAPFQKLRWVHVPGMFHQGLAPAIGPYTYTVTPRYFDENQSLEPMDSSLAGQVTLQVAPFSKGKIEVGFTRGFTQSQAFVHHFGLKALIQPPAKGRPLIFDTKAVSGKNAAGQTFTYADEYRWLGFTAREKIFALLQEVTDNKNLTLDVFAYDLTEPDIMQSLIDLGKDGRVRIVLDNASLHHDARNDKPEDRFEQAFRKAAGGAKAPIRRGHFKRYSHDKVLVVSSNGQPQKVLTGSTNFSVTGLYVNSNHVLVFNDPAVAATYENVFQMAWEGGVAQAAAVSSPEDTQSFRLSSAGVPPADVTFAPHSPAFANGLLDVVADRVKSEGAVTSGQGSVLFAVMGIKDGNSPVYDVLRAIHKNQKIFSYGISDDPGGIALYKPGSKSGVLVTGKPVDTVLPPPFNQVPNIGGIGHQVHHKFVVCAFNNANAFVVCGSSNLASGGEASNGDNLLQIYDQDVATVFAIEALALVDHFQFLNRCQSGTRSRSKQPPADTRQRALDVAWYLSPTDAWVAAYYKADDLHYVDRVLFSGGSTGSAVVPPPWRPPTAPKSGTRKKAKRKKARA, from the coding sequence ATGAGCTTTGTCAAGGCGACGCAAGGTGGGCTTTCGATAACCGCCTACCGAGGCGACTTCAAGACCCTCCTGGCCTTCGATCTGGCCGGCTCCGACGTCAAGAACCTCGCCGGCTTCACGATCGCGGCGCAGCCCCAGGGCGCGGCCGCGTACTATCTCCTAAACGACCTGCAGTTTCAGACGCCCGGCAAACACGCGCAGGATCCGACCGAGCCGCCGAACTCCTCGATCAACGCGCCGTTTCAGAAGCTTCGCTGGGTGCACGTCCCCGGGATGTTCCATCAAGGCCTCGCGCCCGCGATCGGACCCTACACATATACCGTGACGCCGCGATACTTCGACGAGAACCAATCGCTCGAACCAATGGATTCGTCCCTGGCCGGGCAGGTTACGCTCCAAGTCGCTCCGTTCTCGAAGGGAAAGATCGAGGTCGGGTTCACGCGCGGCTTCACGCAGTCGCAGGCGTTCGTCCACCACTTCGGCCTCAAAGCCCTGATCCAACCGCCCGCCAAGGGGCGCCCGTTGATCTTCGATACAAAGGCCGTCTCAGGCAAGAACGCCGCCGGGCAGACGTTTACGTATGCCGATGAGTATCGGTGGCTCGGCTTCACCGCGCGCGAGAAGATCTTCGCGTTGCTCCAAGAGGTGACCGATAATAAGAATCTGACGCTCGACGTCTTCGCCTACGATCTCACCGAGCCCGACATCATGCAGTCGCTGATCGACCTCGGCAAAGACGGGCGCGTTCGGATCGTCCTCGATAACGCCAGCCTGCATCACGATGCGAGGAACGACAAGCCCGAAGACCGGTTCGAACAGGCCTTTCGCAAAGCCGCCGGCGGCGCGAAGGCGCCGATACGACGCGGACATTTCAAGCGCTACTCGCACGACAAGGTGCTCGTCGTATCGTCCAATGGCCAGCCGCAGAAGGTGCTCACCGGATCGACGAATTTCTCCGTCACCGGACTCTACGTGAACTCAAACCACGTCCTCGTCTTCAACGATCCGGCGGTCGCAGCGACGTACGAGAACGTCTTCCAGATGGCGTGGGAGGGCGGCGTCGCGCAAGCCGCCGCGGTCTCATCGCCCGAGGATACACAGAGCTTCCGGCTCTCGTCCGCAGGCGTGCCGCCGGCGGACGTCACGTTCGCGCCGCACTCGCCCGCTTTTGCCAACGGGCTGCTCGACGTCGTCGCGGACCGCGTCAAGAGCGAGGGGGCGGTGACGTCGGGACAAGGCTCGGTGCTCTTTGCGGTCATGGGGATCAAAGACGGAAACAGCCCGGTCTACGACGTGCTGCGCGCCATTCACAAGAATCAGAAAATCTTCAGCTACGGCATCTCGGACGACCCGGGCGGCATCGCGCTCTACAAGCCCGGCTCGAAGAGCGGCGTGCTCGTCACCGGCAAGCCGGTCGACACCGTACTTCCGCCTCCGTTCAACCAGGTGCCGAACATCGGCGGGATCGGCCATCAAGTGCACCACAAGTTCGTCGTCTGCGCATTCAACAATGCCAACGCGTTCGTCGTCTGCGGCTCGTCGAATCTTGCAAGCGGCGGGGAAGCGAGCAACGGCGACAATCTGCTGCAGATCTACGACCAAGACGTCGCGACGGTCTTTGCGATCGAGGCGCTCGCCCTCGTCGACCACTTTCAGTTCCTCAATCGCTGCCAGTCCGGTACGCGGTCGCGTTCCAAGCAACCGCCGGCGGACACGCGCCAGCGCGCGCTCGACGTCGCGTGGTACCTCTCGCCGACCGACGCCTGGGTTGCGGCGTACTACAAGGCCGATGACCTACACTACGTCGATCGCGTGCTCTTCTCGGGAGGCTCGACCGGGTCGGCCGTCGTTCCGCCGCCGTGGAGGCCGCCCACCGCGCCCAAGAGCGGCACGCGTAAGAAGGCAAAGCGTAAGAAGGCGAGAGCCTAG